The DNA segment GCGACGCCTAAGTCCTAATGACTTATTGATAAACGAAAGCCAGACTCTGTCTGGCTTTTTTATTGGCGAATAAATACTTACAGCTAAATGCAATTCCATAAATAATTATATCAATCAATTACTTTGGCATCATTTGAGGGATGATTTTTAGATATCTGAATATTATGGGAGTCTTCGCATTTTTCATTTGAGTTTATCAATCAAAAGCAAAGTCGTGGGGCTTCACCCCACACCCGACCAAGGAGGACTGCTCGTCCTATCAAAAACGTCCATGTTAAATAGCCAGCTCGATATCCCTATCTCGCGCTCAAAGCGACTTTTAGCCTTCGCCCTTGGATGCTCCAAGACGCCCCTAGCGAAGTTACTGCGTTGGTTAGTGGCTTCGCAGGGGAAGGTGAACTCCTGAAATTACAGTGCCAGCTGTTAATCTGAAAAGAGTTCTACCTGTCCTTCTTTGTGAGCAGCTGAAGGGCGCTGAATATAAGGTCTTGGATATGTTCATGCCGCCATAGTGTGGCGGCATGAGAGAAAGCGGGGTTTATGGTGGTTTAGTCATTGCACAAGTAAATGAATCTCAAATGATTCCAATGGGATTACGCTTCGGTTAGCATAAGATTAACTGCTTATAAATGATGACTTCATAAATAACATGGAGATACAAATGAGTTTCCCTATCACGGTTACTGCCAATATTGATAGCCAAGCAGTAAATAGCACTCTAGAAATAATTCTTCACAATGGATTGACTACCCTAATTGGCCCAAATGGTTCAGGAAAAACACATATTTTACGTTCATTAAAATATGCCCTCCTTCCCCATTTAGAAAACAAAAAGGTTCGTTTCTTGTCTGCTGGCAGAATGAGCCCACTTGAGAACTACCGCTCAGATTACGGTGGATATGGTGGAAATCCAGATTTTGATCGTGCTCGACTAGGAAGCTCATCTGATACAAGCAGAAGACATTCAATTGAAACTTTAAACGGTGATTTTCAAACCTTATCCCAACGTGCAGATATACTAATTAAAATCCAAGAGCGATTACGCAAGCTCTTCAACAAAGATATCGTGCTCGATTGGGATTCCAATGGCCTCAAAGCATCATTCATTAATCTAGATAATCCTGATAGTCAGTATTCATCAGGTAAAGAAGCCTCAGGTTTAATTCATTTAGTTGGGATATTATCTGCATTGTATGATGATGAAGTAGGGGCATTACTTATTGATGAACCAGAGGTTTCTCTCCATCCACAACTTCAATCATTCCTTCTGCAAGAAATAATTAATGCATCTGGACATCCAAATGAAGGTGGATATAAAAAAATCATAGTAATTGCGACCCACTCTACAGAAATGTTTAAGATCAATAAACCATCAGATCTACCATCAATTATCTTTTGTCACGGCATATCAAAACCACCAGTACAAATCCCAACAGATGCTGGCGAATTAAACAATAGAAAAGTAAAAGAACTTATCGCTCGACTAGGTCAGGAGCATAAACTCGCCCTATTCTCAAAGCGCCCCTTACTTGTGGAAGGCCCATCCGATATTTTTATATGTAGTGCCTTATCAAATATTTTTGATATTCATCTTGAAGCGGCTGGCTCTCAACTTTTACCTGTCATAGGTAAAGGACAGATGTCAGTCGTCGCAAAGCTCTTTAGGTTAATGGGCAAAGAACCTGTAGCCTTGGTTGATGCTGATGGTATTGCAGATGGAACAGCTCTCGTCAGTGGTTACTTAGTTGGGAATACATATGCTGATGAACTTGCAAGTGAGTCTGGGGCAGCCACGGCAAATGATATGGCTACAGATATTTACAATGACTTCTGCAGACTTGTTACCAATGAATGGAATAGCATAGCCATATTAGCTGAGCAACATCCATACTGGATTAACAAATCTCAAGATGATGATCTTATAGTTTCAAAACGCAGAGCAACATTCTGTACACTTTTTACACATGAAGATGAAGAACTGCCCCAACCATTCATTTCAATTAAAAGAAGACTTACAGCACTTTTAAACATTTTGGAAAAATGCGGTCTCTTTATTCTTAGGAAAGGATCCATTGAATCATATTACTTAACATCAGATCAAAATACCTCTATAGGTAAACCGAATGCTGCCATTGATGAAATTGACTCATTCTACAGCATTAACAAGTCTGATTTAACAACGTCATATGGAGATGTCATCAGATGCATTACTCATGCTGCAATGACTCAAAAAATAAGTGAGGCCGAAGCACTAAGAGCACTAATCCTTGCCATTGTATCTCCTGCGCATGAGATGTTTAAGAGCACTCCTACATCAACTCACTTCAATGCTTTAGCTAGGTCAATCCTTGGCGGACGTTCAGAAATGTTTGATCTAGCAGTTAAAAATGACAGGCTCATCATTACTATTAAAAGTAATATCCTTGACGTTGATAGCTTCCCTGTTGAACTCAGCAGGGATGACAATGTACCTCAAGTTATTAACAGAGCTCTAGGTATCACCTCTTAATAAACAGACCAGCAGTCCTCGGAAAGACAGGACAGGCACAGATCTTCGGGGATTAATAGCTCGCACTGTTGCGTCAGAAGTTCACCCTCCCTCGGAGTTGCCGCAGGGCATTTGCGGTCGTTGCGTGAGCGAGGCATGGATAATGGAATGGACCCATCCACTTTTAATCGGCCTCGCAATGGGCCACGATGTAGTCGCTAAAACTCATCAGAAAGAGGACGGGTCCACCTATGAAGATTACTACAATTGGTTTAGATATCGCAAAGTCTGTTTTTCATGCTGTTGGTGTCGATAAAGCTGGCAAGTTAATCAAAAAGAAAATGCTTAGACGCAAAGACTTGCTTCCCTCTCTTGCTCAAATTGAGCCGTGCCTAATTGTGATGGAAGCCTGTGGTGGAGCAAATTACTGGGCCAGAGAATTTCAGCTGTTGGGCCATAACGTCAAGCTAATCGCACCTCAATTTGTCGTGCCTTTTCGGCAAGGTAACAAAAATGACTACAACGATGCCTTAGCCATCGCTGAAGCTGCGCAGCGACCCAACATGCGGTTTGTAAAACCCAAAAGCGTCGAGCAGCAAGATGTGCAACTGCTCCACCGTATGCGTGAGCGATTAACTAAGCAATCAACAGCGTTAATCAACCAAGTGCGAGGCATGTTAGCAGAATACGGCATCGTGATAGCCAAAAGTAAATCGGCTTTTAAAGTACAGTTCCCAGATATTTTAGCGGATGAAACCAATGCGCTGACCACCAAAGGTCGGGCCATTTTTTATCAGTTATATGAAGAGTTTAGTGATATAGAAAAACGGCTTAAGGGTTGTGATGCCCAAGTACTCACTGAAACTAAAAACAATGTGATTTGCCAGCGTTTAGAGACTATCCCAGGTATTGGTCCCGTCACCGCTACCGCCTTTTATGCCGCCGCAGGTGATGGTAAAGATTTCACTAATGGTAGGCACTTTTCAGCTTGGTGTGCCAAGCAACACAGCAGTGGAGGTAAAGACAACCTCCTTGGAATAAGCAAACGGGGAAATGCGTATTTACGCACCCTGTTCATTCACGGCGCCAGAGCGGTGTTGCAACACAGCCAGAATAAGCAAGATAAGTTTAGTTGCTGGGCAATCCAGTTAGCAGAGCGCCGAGGCTTTAACCGAGCTTGTGTGGCCGTCGCCAATAAGCTCGCCAGAATGGCATGGGTTATCGCGGCGCATGACGAAGAATATCGACTTCCAGTATAGTGCTGAATAGATTCAATAAACGTTAATAATTAACCAACCAGCAAGTTGCTAAGACACTTGATTTGATGATGAGACAGTCAGACTGATCTACTGAAAACCTTAGTCGGGCATAGGCTCATAATGAAGCCGCAAGGATGATAAGGGCAGTAGAAGCAGATATCCATCAGGGCCAGAGAGATCCCTCAACAACAGGCCGGATATATGGGTGCAATGAACTCTTCTCAAAATCGCTATCGAATGTCTTGCAAACCGGATGGGTCCATATATGCCGAGATAGCGTCAGTCGAATCAGGGACGAGCGTCTGACGCGATAGCATAAGAACGCTTAATGGCCAAGGGGCTTTCAACTCCGTTGGGGACGCCGGGGGATATCCAAAAGGGGAACAGGCGCTTTTCCCCTTTTGGTCGGGTGTGGGGTGAAGCCCCACGACGTTGATTCACCTCGGCCGAAAGGCCGCAATTACTCATATACCCACCGCGATAAGCTTGCCAATTCAAACACCAAAAAAGATGGAACAACCACAACTCTTTTGCGGAACGATGATGGTAAAAATACTCCATTACATTCAATGTCTTATAGTATTTTCTATTACAATACTTTTGAGTTACATGATTTTCAAAAAAATCGCAGAAAACCAACCGTTAGCTGCGGTCCTATACTTCTTGGTTGCGTTATTAGTCACCATTCCTTTTTTCCTACGTATAAACCCGTTCACTCTTTATGAAGGATATTGGGAGACAATTTGTGCAATATTTATGGTTGTCGGTATTATTGCTGCAATCATAGCCAGTCCAATATTTGACTTTTCAAGTACAAAAACAGACTTAAGCCTGATGACACAATCAATCACCAATAAGAATTGTCCATATGAAAAGCAACGTGATGTTCAAAAGAGAAATGAATATTACAATTTGAATGAAATCCTGTTGAAAAAGTGTGCACTTCAATCTAACCGTGATCAACTTGAATTTGTTATAAACATTTCAAAAGCAACATATTTAGATCCAGTTACGGGGACAATTGATAGCTTATACAACGATTTAAATTTGCGTGAAAAACCAATGACCTGCCAAGATATTGCAAAAATCATGGACTCATTATGTCCCGGCCACTTAATAATTAGAACGAACTAAGTTCTAACCATTAACAAAAAGATGGGACAAAAGACAAGACAGGCACAGATCTTCGGGGACTAATAGCTCGCACAGTTGCGTCAGAAGTTCACCTTCCCCTGCGAAGTTGCTGAAGGGCGTTGAAGAAAATCGCGTGACGCAGATAGGACGTCTGCGTAGCTTTCGGGGGAAGGGACGCCCCATCGGAAGCGTTAGCTATTTTCGAATAAGCACGAAGCCACTCATCAATGCATGTAACTTCGCTAGGGACGCCGGGGATTTCCAAAAGGGGAACAGGCGTTTTTCCCCTTTTGGTCGGGTGTGGGGTGAAGCCCCACGACTTTGATTCACCTCGGCCGAACGGCCGCCATTTAACGCAATAGCATTAAGGACACTTAATCCTCAAGCGCCCCGCTCCGAGGTATGACCCCAACGCATTTTTCTCACTCACTTACCTCACATGAATTTCCTCAAAACTGAGTCTCACTAAGCAAGACGTTTGAAAGCCAATGTGAGCGGCTTCAAATTGTGAATAGGTGAGATTTGAAAGCGATATGAGGGGATTGCGCCTAAGAGATAAAAACCTTCATAATCGCCATTCAATCAACCGATTTTTTACTTTCTCAAAGTCACTTTCTCAAGGCAGCTATGACATTCTCGCTATTAGATATTTCTGCATTAACGTGGTTTATCGTTTCTTGGGCTGGCTATACCGCTTTTGCCCGACGCAAAGCGAAGGATACCGACTGTATTGCCCGTGGCCTGCATAAACATCGAATTTACTGGATGCTCGAGCTGATGACTCGAGGCGTGCGGGTAGGCGATGCGGCGTTATTAGCGAACCTTGAGCGTAATATTGCCTTTTTTGCCTCGACCACGTTGTTCGTGCTCGCGGGGGTATTAACCTTATTTGCCCAGGTTGAACGCCTCGAAGCCGTGATTGCTACGATTCCCTATGCTACGCCGCCGAATCACTCCTTAGTCCAAGTGAAGTTAGCGCTGTTGGTGGTGATCTTCGTGATGGCGTTTTTCCAATTTACTTGGTCAATGCGCCAATACGGCTTTGTGAACGTGATGATAGGCGCAGGCCCCATGGATAGCGAAGGCGCCAATGACAACCTCAAAGCCTACGCGCGGCAAATGGCGACGGTGCAAGACCAAGCCGCCCATTCCTATAACTATGGCCTGCGAGCTTACTACTTTTCGATGGCTGTGCTCTGCTGGTTTGTGCACCCGATACTGTTTATTTTGGCTAGCCTGTTTGTGGTGGTCACCCTGTATCGCCGCGAATTTAAATCCCGCGCCGTAATAGCCATTACCGCCGCCAAGGCACATTTAGGTAGCGAATATCAGGCGCGAGAAACCCAGCGCCAAGCCAAGTAGTCGCCAGCTAACCTAAGACTGTGCCAGCCAAAGCGCAGTCTGATTCTTGTTCTATACTCATTGGGTTAATCACCAATCAATAATGGGAGTGAGCCATGAGTGATAATCTGTTAACTGTGGATGAAGTATGCAAGTTGCTGGATAAGAGTCCGGCAACGATCAAACGCTATGCGCGGGAAAACCTGCTCAGTAGTGTGAAAGACGGTGAAGAATTGCGATTCCCCGAAGAAGAGGTCAAACGTTACTTAGCCTTTTCGCAGCGCTTAGGAAGATAAGCCGCCGCGCCTTTTGTCGATTCATCCCCAAATGGACTTGGGATGCCTCGCTTATCCTTGTATAGCCATCTGTAACTGTCTGTAAGATAAGAACTCCCGCTGTGATTCCTCTAGCCCAAGCTCTGCGGCTAAGGCGAGGAGCTGCGCCTCATAGATTGGCAGCTTAGCTTCATCATTAGTCATAATAGCAAGCTCGGCAAAGTCACCTAAGCCTTCGAGCCAATCAAGCGTTAAGTGAAATTCCCCGAGAAAATACACGCTGCGACGTTTTTTAATCTCAAGCACACATTGATAGCCTAACGTCCGCAGCATACTTTTGGCCTTGTTGGCATCCGTGATATTAACCGCCTCACAGCGGTCCTTCTCGGGCCCTTTCACTATCCACAGCATGATGCCAGAGGGCTGCATCTCGCGAATACATAGGCTTTTATGCTCCGCCGCTAACGACACTGAGGGCGAATCAAAATAGCAGTCATGCTCAAGATTATCCTCGAGCATCACCTCGGGGGATTTGGCACTTAAACGCGCCCAAAAGGCCTCACGGTCCGTGAGTCGATACTTAAGCTCTACCTCAAACTTACCGTTAAAATGGGCGTTAATTTGCGGAGCGAATTCTTTTGCTGCCAATTCTTTTGGTGCCAATTCTTTTGGCACCATGTCTGCTGGCATTGGGTTACTCATATAAAGGCTTCACTCCTGCTGCGCGTATTTCTCACCCATTCGACATCCAGACTCAAGCTAAGCGACGATAGAGCGCCTGATAGGCGGGACACGTTTGAAGTAACTGCTCATGGTTGCCCGACGCCACAATTTGCCCCTCGGCGAGGAGGTGAATTTGGTCCATCTTGGCCATCGCCGTTAATCGATGGCTGATCATTAGCAGGGTTTTATCCTTTGCAAATTCAAGCAGTAAACTTAAGATCTCCCGCTCGGTGCGCTTATCTAAGCCCTCGGTTGGCTCATCTAACAGTAACAAAGGCGCATCACGCAGCAATGCCCTTGCCACACCAATACGGCGCTGCTCACCGCCCGATAACTGCCGGCCGCCCTCACCAATCCACATATCGAGAGGCTTGTCACCTTTAAGTAATTCGCCTAAACCTACCTGCTGTAATACTTGGATAAAACGCTCGTCATTGGCGGTACGCTTTTGCCCTTCTGGCACAGGCAAGGCAATGGCAAGGTTCTCCCGCAGCGTGCCCGCGTACAGGTAAATTCGCTGGCTCACGACTGTCATCGCCGATCTTAAGGCGGCCTCGCTATAGTCCGTCAGCGGCTGACCATCTAGGCAAATTTGGCCTCGCTGCGCCTGCCATTCACGGGTAATTAAGGATAATAAACTGGATTTACCGCAGCCCGTCGCGCCCAATAACGCCACCTTTTGCCCGGGCTGTACCGTTAAGGATAAGCCCTGCAGAACGCTCTGATTGTCGTGATAGCCAAAATGGATATCCGTCATCTGCAGCCCGCCCGATGTCGCCTTAAGCGTTGAATCTTCGCTAAAACGAATATCGCTTTCCTGCTCGGTGATTTCGTGAATTCGTGTCGCCGCCAGCACGCAGCCTGACAAATGTTGGAAAGCGCCCGCGATTGGCATCATCATTTCGACGCAGGCCATAGTAGCAAACACCATCAAGGCGAACATGGGGCCGGGAGGCACGGCATCGCCCACGCCATTGGCGGCTAAAAATAGCATCATGATGAGTGCAGAGCCCGTCGCTAGGATCAGCATGGCTTGGCTCAAGGCGGTGATATTCGCCATCGCCCCTTGGCTGGCAAATAACGCCTGCTCGGCCTCATCGAGCTTGTGTCTGTATCTGGCGTTCGCACCAAATAAACTCAACTCAGCTTGGCCCTGCAGCATCTCAAGCAACTGCACTCGATATTGGCGTTTGGTCTCCAACATATTGCGACTTGGCTCATGCCCAAGCCGATAAAACAGTAGTGGTAGCAGCAGCCAAACCACCACTAAAAACAGGCATAAACTTAGGGCCAGCTTGGCATCAAACCATGCGAGGAACAGATATAACAACGCAGTCATCAGCAAGGAAGCCGCCATCGGCGTCAACAATCTTAAATACAGATGGTCGAGCGTATCTATATCCGCCACGAGGCGGTTGAGCATATCCGCACGGCGCAGCCCCTGCAGATTTTTAGCGCTGAGTGGGAAGAGTTTTCGCCACGCCCAAACTCTGAGTTCAGTCAGTAATTTAAAGGTCGCCTCATGGGTCGCGAGACGCTCACCGTAACGACTGGCCGTTCGCGCGATAGAAAGGAATCGTACGCCCCCGCGGGAGTAAAAAAGTTAAAGGATTGGGAGCCAATAACCGTTAATCCCGCCACCGCCGTCGCCGATAAAAACCAGCCCGACAGCGACAATAAACCAATCCCCGCCATGAGTGTGGTTAGGGTGAGTACTAGCCCAACGGCCATCATTAACCATTGGTGGGAGAACAACCGGATAAAGGGAAGGAGTATTTTCATTGTGCGGCTCCCTCGGTTGTCCCTAACGCGATATCGCTGTGGCTATCGGGCATGGGTGATTCCAGCCCAATATCGGCTACTGATTCAGTATTTTCATGCAACATGGTTTGGAATAACCCCACCTCAGTTGACAGCGTCGCAAAATCCCCCCGCTGGACTTTTTCGCCCTTATCGAGCACTAGGATGGACGACATATGGTCCAGCTGATCGACTCTGTGGGTCACCATAATGGCCATCTTACCCGCCATCGCCGCTTTTAAGGTGCGGCTAACGAGTTGTTCGCTGACACTGTCTAAACTCGCCGTCGGTTCATCGAGAATAAAGACTTGCGCCGCCTGTCCCAATGCCCGCGCAAGCGCAATACGTTGCGCCTGCCCGACCGATAAGGTCGATGACTGCTCGCCTATCAGCGTGGCTAAACCTAGGGGTTGGCTGCGGACAAACTCATGGATATTGGCCTGCTCCAGCAATTGCCATATCTGCTCATCCGTCATTTCGGGATTGGCTAAGGCGACGTTTTCTCGCACTGTGCCATGGAATAACTGCGGCTCCTGCCCAAGCCATGCTAACTGCTGTCGCCAATGGGCAAGATCTAAGCTTGCGAGTTCAACCCCATCAATTAGCAGCTTGCCTTTATAGGGCAAAAATCCTAATAAGGCATTGAGTAAACTGGTTTTACCGGCGCCGCTTGGGCCTACCAGAGCCAAATGTTCGCCCTGCTTCAACTCAAAACTGATGGGGCCGAGTAAACGGCTGCCATCGGTACTAAAGACTTCTAGATCTTTTACGCTAAGGTGAGTCAGCTTATCGAGTCGCGTCTGCTGCCCTATCTTTTCCTGCGAAGAACCTAGTCCAGAACCCGACTCTAGCTTAAAACCCGACTCTAGCTTAAAGCCCGATGGCTCAGGATGATCCAGCAGCGTCATCAATGCTTGGGCAGCGCCAATCGCCTGCGCTTTAGCATGGTAGTGAGTGCCCATATCCCTAAGCGGCTGATAAAACTCAGGCGCCAAAATTAAGATAAATAAGCCAACAAACAGGCTAAAAGGTAAACCTTCATTCGCATTAGGCC comes from the Shewanella seohaensis genome and includes:
- a CDS encoding IS110 family RNA-guided transposase translates to MKITTIGLDIAKSVFHAVGVDKAGKLIKKKMLRRKDLLPSLAQIEPCLIVMEACGGANYWAREFQLLGHNVKLIAPQFVVPFRQGNKNDYNDALAIAEAAQRPNMRFVKPKSVEQQDVQLLHRMRERLTKQSTALINQVRGMLAEYGIVIAKSKSAFKVQFPDILADETNALTTKGRAIFYQLYEEFSDIEKRLKGCDAQVLTETKNNVICQRLETIPGIGPVTATAFYAAAGDGKDFTNGRHFSAWCAKQHSSGGKDNLLGISKRGNAYLRTLFIHGARAVLQHSQNKQDKFSCWAIQLAERRGFNRACVAVANKLARMAWVIAAHDEEYRLPV
- a CDS encoding DUF599 domain-containing protein; its protein translation is MTFSLLDISALTWFIVSWAGYTAFARRKAKDTDCIARGLHKHRIYWMLELMTRGVRVGDAALLANLERNIAFFASTTLFVLAGVLTLFAQVERLEAVIATIPYATPPNHSLVQVKLALLVVIFVMAFFQFTWSMRQYGFVNVMIGAGPMDSEGANDNLKAYARQMATVQDQAAHSYNYGLRAYYFSMAVLCWFVHPILFILASLFVVVTLYRREFKSRAVIAITAAKAHLGSEYQARETQRQAK
- a CDS encoding helix-turn-helix domain-containing protein, encoding MSDNLLTVDEVCKLLDKSPATIKRYARENLLSSVKDGEELRFPEEEVKRYLAFSQRLGR
- the cyaB gene encoding class IV adenylate cyclase, translated to MVPKELAPKELAAKEFAPQINAHFNGKFEVELKYRLTDREAFWARLSAKSPEVMLEDNLEHDCYFDSPSVSLAAEHKSLCIREMQPSGIMLWIVKGPEKDRCEAVNITDANKAKSMLRTLGYQCVLEIKKRRSVYFLGEFHLTLDWLEGLGDFAELAIMTNDEAKLPIYEAQLLALAAELGLEESQREFLSYRQLQMAIQG
- a CDS encoding ATP-dependent nuclease, which translates into the protein MSFPITVTANIDSQAVNSTLEIILHNGLTTLIGPNGSGKTHILRSLKYALLPHLENKKVRFLSAGRMSPLENYRSDYGGYGGNPDFDRARLGSSSDTSRRHSIETLNGDFQTLSQRADILIKIQERLRKLFNKDIVLDWDSNGLKASFINLDNPDSQYSSGKEASGLIHLVGILSALYDDEVGALLIDEPEVSLHPQLQSFLLQEIINASGHPNEGGYKKIIVIATHSTEMFKINKPSDLPSIIFCHGISKPPVQIPTDAGELNNRKVKELIARLGQEHKLALFSKRPLLVEGPSDIFICSALSNIFDIHLEAAGSQLLPVIGKGQMSVVAKLFRLMGKEPVALVDADGIADGTALVSGYLVGNTYADELASESGAATANDMATDIYNDFCRLVTNEWNSIAILAEQHPYWINKSQDDDLIVSKRRATFCTLFTHEDEELPQPFISIKRRLTALLNILEKCGLFILRKGSIESYYLTSDQNTSIGKPNAAIDEIDSFYSINKSDLTTSYGDVIRCITHAAMTQKISEAEALRALILAIVSPAHEMFKSTPTSTHFNALARSILGGRSEMFDLAVKNDRLIITIKSNILDVDSFPVELSRDDNVPQVINRALGITS